Proteins co-encoded in one Gossypium arboreum isolate Shixiya-1 chromosome 11, ASM2569848v2, whole genome shotgun sequence genomic window:
- the LOC108470458 gene encoding probable E3 ubiquitin-protein ligase EDA40: MVTGWRRAFCTSITKKQDTPVLPEKQQQQSNGTKTPRFSSKFGFFSNPSTPRLQSQPVSSPSLRCRTTSNPVSSLPNSPKLHCKTSHLSNPSSPKSPSSFSLLKATLRLSKGGRCGICLQSVKTGQGTAIFTAECSHSFHFPCVAAHIKKQQLLNCPVCSTSWKELPLLSLEQQPSKTSLENINTKSFRVYNDDEPLASPVSVSQFNPIPESDETENDDVEEEFQGFSVTPTIAKEIGVHPRNVEVRLLQEAAMVAVGRSHESYVVVMKVHAPTATRRVRRAPFDLVTVLDVSGSGMRLQMVKRAMRLVISLLNETDRLSIVVFSSSSKRLLPLKRMSSNGRRSARRIVDALGSSGQGMSVKDALKKAAKVLEDRREKNAVASILILSDGQDKQCEMNSTNQNLPVVSTTRLAQSEIPVHSIGFGTCSQAPNDDAFYKIVNGLVSVVVQDVRLQLGFVSGSAPAEISSVYSLTTRPSYVGSNSVRIGDLHSGEEKELLMELKVPVSSSGSHRVMSVRSSHKDPFTHEMVYSRDQRLLIPRPSQSVRSSSHTMQRLRNLHVSTRAVAESRRLVERNHLSGAQHLLTSARALLLQSGSSSAEEFIRRLETELAELNGQRHRQRANNNNNSQVEEKAEPITPTSAWRAAERLAKVAIMRKHLNRVSDLHGFENARF, encoded by the exons ATGGTGACTGGTTGGAGAAGAGCTTTTTGCACTTCCATTACCAAGAAACAGGACACCCCAGTTTTACCAGAAAAACAACAGCAGCAAAGCAATGGCACCAAAACTCCAAGATTTAGCTCAAAGTTTGGATTTTTCTCCAACCCATCGACTCCGAGGTTGCAATCTCAACCCGTTTCAAGCCCAAGTCTTCGTTGCCGAACCACTTCCAACCCAGTTTCTTCACTTCCTAATAGCCCCAAACTTCATTGCAAAACATCCCATCTCTCCAATCCTTCATCACCTAAATCCCCTTCCAGTTTCTCCCTCCTTAAGGCAACTCTTCGCCTCTCCAAA GGTGGTCGATGTGGAATCTGTTTACAAAGCGTGAAAACGGGTCAAGGCACGGCGATTTTCACGGCGGAGTGTTCCCACTCCTTTCATTTCCCTTGCGTCGCCGCCCACATAAAAAAGCAACAATTACTGAACTGCCCCGTCTGTTCCACCTCCTGGAAGGAGCTCCCTTTACTCTCCCTTGAACAACAACCTAGTAAAACATCACTCGAGAACATCAACACGAAGTCGTTTCGGGTCTACAACGACGATGAGCCATTGGCCTCCCCGGTTTCTGTTTCTCAGTTTAATCCCATTCCGGAATCCGACGAAACCGAAAACGACGACGTTGAAGAGGAATTCCAAGGATTCTCTGTGACTCCTACGATTGCGAAAGAAATTGGAGTTCATCCAAGAAATGTAGAGGTTAGGTTGCTACAAGAGGCAGCGATGGTGGCAGTGGGGAGGAGCCATGAGAGTTATGTGGTGGTTATGAAAGTGCACGCTCCAACGGCGACGCGGAGAGTGAGGAGGGCTCCGTTTGACTTGGTTACGGTATTGGACGTTAGCGGGAGCGGGATGCGGTTGCAGATGGTGAAACGCGCGATGAGGTTAGTTATCTCTTTGCTTAACGAAACGGACCGTTTGTCGATCGTGGTCTTTTCGTCGAGTTCGAAGCGGTTGTTGCCGTTGAAAAGGATGAGTTCAAACGGACGGAGATCCGCTAGAAGGATTGTTGACGCGCTGGGAAGCAGCGGGCAAGGGATGAGTGTGAAGGACGCGCTTAAAAAGGCGGCCAAAGTGTTGGAAGATCGCAGAGAGAAAAACGCCGTTGCCAGCATCTTGATCTTATCCGACGGTCAGGATAAACAATGTGAAATGAATTCCACCAATCAGAACCTCCCAGTTGTTTCAACCACGCGCCTGGCACAATCAGAGATCCCCGTGCACTCCATAGGTTTCGGCACATGCAGTCAGGCTCCAAACGACGACGCTTTCTATAAAATCGTGAATGGGCTTGTGAGCGTGGTGGTTCAGGATGTCAGACTCCAACTGGGATTCGTATCCGGGTCAGCGCCAGCAGAGATTTCGTCGGTCTATTCATTGACAACCCGACCGTCTTACGTCGGGTCGAATTCGGTTCGGATCGGGGACTTGCACTCGGGCGAGGAGAAAGAGTTACTGATGGAGCTGAAAGTACCTGTATCGTCCAGCGGGTCCCACAGGGTGATGTCCGTACGATCCTCTCACAAGGATCCATTTACCCATGAGATGGTCTACTCGAGGGATCAAAGGTTGTTAATACCTAGACCATCGCAATCGGTCCGATCCTCATCTCACACCATGCAACGGCTGAGGAACCTCCACGTCAGCACACGTGCCGTCGCGGAGTCTCGCCGTTTGGTGGAGCGGAACCATTTATCGGGAGCGCAACATTTGCTCACCTCGGCTCGGGCCTTGTTGCTGCAATCTGGTTCCAGTTCAGCTGAGGAATTTATTCGCCGGCTGGAAACTGAATTAGCCGAGTTGAACGGGCAGCGCCATAGACAGAGggcaaataataacaataatagtcaGGTGGAAGAGAAGGCCGAGCCGATAACACCGACGTCGGCTTGGAGAGCCGCGGAGCGATTGGCTAAAGTGGCGATAATGAGGAAGCATCTGAACAGAGTGAGCGATTTGCATGGATTTGAAAATGccagattttaa